Proteins encoded within one genomic window of Mycolicibacterium aubagnense:
- a CDS encoding NAD kinase: protein MTRERTVLLVIHTGRDEATDTATRVEKVLGDNGIGLRVLAAEAVDRGALHLAPDHMRALGVDITVVDPDQHAADGCELVLVLGGDGTFLRAAELARNAEIPVVGVNLGHIGFLAEAEAEAIDQVLERIIDRDYRVEKRMTLDIGVRVDGEIVQRGWALNEASLEKSSRFGVLSVVLEVDGRPVSAFGCDGVLVSAPTGSTAYAFSAGGPILWPDLEAILVVPNNAHALFARPMVTSPDASIAIEVEAGNNDAMVFCDGRRQMVVPAGGRLEVTRCDVSLKWVRLDSAPFSDRLVRKFRLPVKGWRGQ from the coding sequence GTGACACGTGAACGGACCGTGCTGCTGGTGATCCACACCGGCCGCGATGAAGCCACCGATACCGCGACCCGCGTGGAAAAAGTGCTGGGCGACAACGGAATCGGTTTGCGGGTGCTTGCCGCCGAGGCCGTCGACCGCGGTGCTCTGCACCTGGCGCCGGACCACATGCGGGCACTGGGTGTCGACATCACGGTCGTCGATCCCGACCAGCACGCGGCCGACGGCTGCGAACTGGTGCTGGTACTCGGCGGCGACGGCACCTTCCTGCGGGCGGCGGAACTGGCCCGCAATGCCGAGATTCCGGTGGTCGGGGTGAACCTCGGGCACATCGGTTTCCTGGCGGAAGCGGAAGCCGAGGCCATCGACCAGGTGCTCGAGCGCATCATCGACCGCGACTACCGGGTCGAAAAGCGGATGACTCTCGATATCGGGGTGCGGGTTGACGGTGAGATCGTGCAACGCGGTTGGGCGCTCAACGAAGCGAGTCTGGAGAAGAGCAGCCGGTTCGGTGTGCTGAGTGTGGTGCTGGAGGTCGACGGCCGTCCGGTGTCGGCGTTCGGTTGTGACGGTGTGCTGGTCTCGGCGCCTACCGGGTCGACGGCCTATGCCTTCTCCGCGGGCGGCCCGATCCTGTGGCCGGACCTCGAAGCAATCCTGGTGGTACCCAACAATGCTCACGCGCTGTTCGCCCGTCCGATGGTGACCAGCCCCGACGCATCGATCGCGATCGAGGTCGAAGCGGGCAACAATGACGCCATGGTGTTCTGCGATGGCCGTCGCCAGATGGTGGTCCCGGCCGGCGGCCGGCTGGAGGTCACGCGCTGTGATGTCTCGCTGAAATGGGTTCGGCTCGACAGCGCCCCGTTCTCCGACCGTTTGGTGCGCAAATTCCGGTTGCCGGTGAAAGGGTGGCGCGGCCAGTAA
- a CDS encoding TlyA family RNA methyltransferase codes for MTRRARVDAELVRRGLARSRQQAAELIEAGRVTIDGMRASKASTAVTPAANLLVAESAERSWVSRGAHKLIGALDAFGVSPEGRRCLDAGASTGGFTEVLLDRGAREIVAADVGYGQLAWSLRSDERVIVMERTNVRELTAEAIGGPVDLVVADLSFISLATVLPALTACASAQADIVPMVKPQFEVGKDRVGAGGVVSDPELRADAVLTVARRAAELGWHAVDVTASPLPGPSGNVEYFLRLRTTTDHPLEGDALVAAVGRAVAEGPQ; via the coding sequence GTGACGCGACGCGCACGTGTTGATGCTGAACTCGTCCGCCGGGGGCTGGCCCGGTCTCGTCAACAGGCTGCTGAACTGATCGAGGCCGGCCGCGTGACCATCGACGGCATGCGGGCGTCCAAGGCATCGACGGCCGTCACTCCCGCGGCCAATCTCCTGGTCGCCGAATCTGCCGAACGCAGCTGGGTATCCCGTGGTGCGCACAAGCTGATCGGGGCCCTCGACGCGTTCGGGGTCTCGCCCGAGGGCCGGCGCTGCCTGGATGCCGGAGCGTCCACCGGGGGATTCACCGAGGTGCTGCTCGACCGTGGTGCCCGCGAAATCGTCGCGGCCGACGTCGGGTACGGCCAGTTGGCCTGGTCGCTGCGGTCCGACGAACGCGTCATCGTCATGGAGCGCACGAACGTCCGGGAGCTGACGGCCGAGGCCATCGGGGGACCTGTCGATCTGGTGGTGGCCGATCTTTCCTTCATCTCGCTGGCGACCGTCCTACCGGCACTGACCGCATGCGCGTCGGCCCAAGCCGATATCGTTCCCATGGTGAAGCCGCAGTTCGAGGTGGGCAAGGATCGAGTCGGAGCCGGTGGCGTGGTTTCCGACCCCGAACTGCGCGCCGATGCCGTGTTGACGGTGGCGCGGCGCGCCGCGGAACTCGGCTGGCACGCGGTCGACGTCACAGCCAGCCCGCTGCCCGGCCCGTCCGGCAACGTTGAGTACTTCCTGCGTTTGCGGACCACCACTGATCACCCGCTGGAGGGCGACGCGCTCGTCGCCGCCGTCGGTCGTGCGGTAGCCGAGGGGCCGCAGTGA
- a CDS encoding HAD-IIA family hydrolase, with translation MTTLAQLHDCLLLDLDGTVFRGHEATEGAVDALAAVTARKLYVTNNASRSPVEVADHLDALGFSAHADDVVTSAQSAAHLLALQLPVGAKVLVIGTDALAAEVANVGLRPVRQFTDGPVAVVQGHSPQTGWADLAEAALTIRAGGLWVAANSDKTLPSERGLLPGNGSMVAALQTATEQVPQVAGKPQPTLMNDALARGRYAAPLVVGDRLDTDIAGANAAGLPSLMVLTGVSSAADMVHAIPAERPGYLAPDLRSLTTSADVLRVGPHPAWRVEVSGAGVTVHATGASVDDELSVVRATAGALWAGTPNGRTRIAAGDDTARAALDRWSLLDAADPLA, from the coding sequence GTGACGACGCTGGCTCAGCTGCACGACTGTCTGCTCCTGGATCTCGACGGCACGGTGTTCCGTGGTCATGAGGCCACGGAAGGAGCGGTGGACGCCCTTGCCGCGGTGACAGCGCGCAAGCTCTACGTCACCAACAACGCGTCACGAAGCCCGGTCGAGGTGGCGGATCACCTCGACGCGCTCGGGTTCTCCGCCCATGCCGACGATGTGGTGACCAGCGCCCAGAGTGCGGCGCACCTGTTGGCGCTGCAGCTTCCCGTGGGAGCAAAGGTCCTGGTCATCGGGACGGATGCGCTGGCTGCCGAGGTCGCCAATGTCGGCCTGCGGCCGGTGCGGCAGTTCACTGACGGTCCGGTCGCGGTCGTGCAGGGCCATTCGCCGCAGACCGGTTGGGCCGACCTCGCCGAGGCGGCGCTGACCATCCGAGCAGGTGGCCTTTGGGTGGCGGCGAACAGCGACAAGACGCTGCCGTCGGAGCGCGGGTTGCTGCCGGGGAACGGTTCGATGGTCGCCGCTCTGCAGACCGCCACCGAACAGGTCCCGCAGGTCGCCGGTAAGCCCCAGCCGACGCTGATGAACGACGCCCTGGCGCGCGGCCGGTATGCGGCTCCGCTGGTCGTCGGGGACCGGCTCGATACCGACATTGCGGGGGCGAATGCCGCCGGTCTGCCGAGCCTGATGGTGCTGACCGGGGTCAGCAGCGCCGCCGACATGGTGCATGCCATCCCCGCGGAGCGTCCCGGCTACCTGGCGCCTGATCTGCGCTCGTTGACCACGTCGGCAGACGTGCTGCGGGTCGGGCCGCACCCCGCGTGGCGGGTCGAGGTGTCCGGCGCCGGAGTCACCGTGCACGCCACGGGTGCGTCCGTCGATGACGAGCTGTCGGTGGTCCGGGCGACGGCCGGCGCCCTGTGGGCCGGCACGCCCAATGGGCGGACGCGTATCGCGGCCGGCGACGACACGGCACGTGCAGCATTGGATCGGTGGTCGCTGCTCGACGCCGCCGATCCGCTAGCGTGA